A window from Desulfovibrio subterraneus encodes these proteins:
- a CDS encoding type II secretion system F family protein has translation MDMQTYAPFIAAGLASAAIMLFVSAIMRMTADRGRVRKMHQRIANNPPEAQASSRGLLGNVVAKAAASADRIGEHLSPTKKEELEEANLSMVRAGLKNPARANRIYWGVKGGLMLVGLLGASFVCFVLRLPVPPALMALMFIVPMVLGMYIPNIWLQMRTSARRTAITNSLPDALDLLVVCVESGMGLDQALSRIAREMAATNPELAGELNTVILELRAGKTRTDALKNLARRVGIDDMNSLVTLIVQADTFGTSIATTLRVYSDHMRTTRYQRAEEIAAKLPVKMLFPLIFFILPALFVTIMGPAGIQLMRVFANM, from the coding sequence ATGGACATGCAGACATACGCACCGTTCATCGCCGCAGGGCTTGCATCCGCCGCCATCATGCTGTTCGTTTCCGCCATCATGCGGATGACGGCAGACAGGGGCCGCGTGCGCAAAATGCACCAGCGCATTGCCAACAACCCGCCGGAAGCGCAGGCGTCCTCGCGCGGCCTGCTCGGCAACGTGGTAGCCAAGGCCGCAGCCAGCGCAGACCGCATAGGCGAGCACCTTTCTCCCACCAAGAAGGAAGAGCTGGAAGAGGCCAACCTTTCCATGGTCCGCGCCGGTCTCAAAAACCCTGCCCGTGCCAACCGCATTTACTGGGGCGTGAAGGGCGGCCTCATGCTCGTCGGTCTTCTGGGTGCATCGTTCGTGTGCTTTGTGCTGCGGCTTCCTGTTCCGCCGGCGCTCATGGCGCTCATGTTCATCGTTCCCATGGTGCTGGGCATGTACATCCCCAACATCTGGCTGCAGATGCGCACCTCGGCCCGCCGCACCGCCATCACCAATTCGCTTCCCGATGCACTCGACCTGCTGGTGGTGTGCGTGGAATCCGGCATGGGCCTTGATCAGGCGCTGAGCCGCATCGCCCGCGAAATGGCCGCCACAAATCCCGAACTTGCGGGCGAACTGAATACGGTCATTCTCGAACTGCGTGCAGGCAAAACCCGCACTGACGCTCTCAAGAACCTTGCCCGCCGCGTGGGAATAGATGACATGAACAGCCTCGTCACCCTTATCGTGCAGGCAGACACCTTCGGCACCAGCATCGCCACCACCCTGCGCGTCTACTCGGACCACATGCGCACCACGCGCTATCAGCGGGCCGAGGAAATAGCCGCCAAGCTTCCGGTCAAGATGCTCTTTCCGCTCATTTTCTTCATTCTGCCCGCGCTGTTCGTGACCATTATGGGTCCTGCGGGAATCCAGCTCATGCGCGTGTTTGCAAACATGTAG
- a CDS encoding PAS domain S-box protein, giving the protein MMHQAHDPCDIIPRQSGTQAGFPAQFQMEATEHANRELRCVPKEHPMGTRFSLLVVSDAEELARSLSSLLSGAGFDPAYTLVDSPIELSRALAEEPWDVVVAAADCPGLPWEDVLALARAVRETMSVVLIVPDAAPGLAREAIAAGVDDVLAPEDWRTAAAFSRILREGVRRRELSRLWDKLRSEERKYRGMIDNSVLGIFQCRPWGEIINANPSFARIFGYANPAIMLREYARNKTRLDIPADDRERLLAQIQTSRLVSGFETQAFRQDGSSFWISVNARPVLGESDEIAAIEGTVEDITDRKTMELLIIRAKQEWEKTFDNVPDVIAILDHDMRLRRANRALSERLGVHPRDIIGRPCQDVLNLPEACTLNGTGEGDESGRQSEELYIPALNGTFLVTFSPFFLNGDEQSNAAGTVMVAHEISRRKQLEGQLRQSHKMEAIGTLAGGIAHDFNNILGVMMGYTEMNLDEVERGTRLHRRLGEVLSAGRRARDLVHQILTFSRQEELDLQPLQFSTVVKETVKLMRASLPSNIRIHTDIADSDGTIYANLSQMQQVLMNLCTNAAHAMRDSGGVMQVMLSRRTLESPAAEDFAKLAPGEYMQLSVTDTGYGIAPEIMENIFDPFFTTKKPDEGTGMGLALVHGIVSAHDGAITVRSTPEEGTRFDILIPVANAFPVHESKMVSHSPTGRGRALVVDDEAALAEVVGEMVQRLGYETDVFSDSGNALQHFLSDPQAFTLLITDQTMPGLTGGELARIVLKHRPDMPVILCTGYSEQLSPDDAKTLGIQQYLLKPVLRDDLNKALKTIAGGDE; this is encoded by the coding sequence ATGATGCACCAGGCACATGATCCCTGCGACATTATCCCACGTCAATCGGGCACGCAGGCCGGTTTTCCCGCACAGTTCCAAATGGAAGCAACGGAGCATGCGAACAGGGAACTGCGCTGCGTCCCCAAGGAACACCCCATGGGAACCCGCTTCAGCCTTCTTGTGGTTTCCGACGCCGAAGAACTCGCGCGTTCGCTTTCCTCCCTGCTCTCCGGTGCCGGGTTCGACCCTGCATATACGCTTGTGGATTCCCCCATAGAACTGAGCCGCGCTCTGGCTGAAGAGCCGTGGGACGTGGTGGTTGCAGCAGCGGATTGCCCCGGTCTGCCATGGGAAGACGTGCTCGCCCTTGCCCGTGCCGTGCGCGAAACCATGTCTGTGGTGCTTATTGTGCCTGATGCGGCTCCCGGCCTTGCGCGCGAGGCCATAGCAGCCGGTGTGGACGATGTGCTGGCTCCGGAAGACTGGCGCACGGCAGCCGCTTTTTCCCGCATTCTGCGCGAAGGCGTCCGCCGCCGCGAGCTCTCACGCCTGTGGGACAAGCTGCGCAGCGAAGAACGCAAATACCGCGGCATGATTGACAACTCCGTGCTCGGCATTTTCCAGTGCCGTCCGTGGGGCGAAATAATCAATGCCAACCCCTCGTTTGCGCGCATCTTCGGCTATGCCAACCCTGCCATCATGCTGCGCGAATATGCGCGCAACAAGACCCGGCTCGATATTCCGGCAGACGACAGAGAGCGCCTGCTCGCCCAGATTCAGACCAGCAGGCTGGTTTCCGGCTTCGAGACCCAGGCCTTCAGGCAGGACGGTTCCTCCTTCTGGATATCCGTGAATGCCCGCCCCGTGCTCGGCGAATCAGACGAGATTGCCGCCATTGAAGGCACGGTGGAAGACATCACCGACCGCAAGACCATGGAACTGCTGATCATCCGCGCCAAGCAGGAGTGGGAGAAGACCTTCGACAACGTGCCGGACGTCATTGCCATTCTCGATCACGACATGCGCCTGCGCAGGGCCAACCGTGCGCTTTCGGAAAGACTGGGCGTGCACCCGCGCGACATCATCGGCCGCCCCTGTCAGGATGTGCTCAACCTGCCGGAAGCCTGCACCCTGAACGGAACGGGCGAAGGCGATGAAAGCGGCCGCCAATCCGAAGAATTGTATATTCCCGCACTGAACGGCACCTTCCTTGTCACCTTCTCTCCCTTCTTCCTGAACGGCGACGAGCAGAGCAATGCTGCGGGCACGGTCATGGTGGCGCACGAAATTTCCCGCCGCAAACAGCTTGAAGGCCAGCTGCGCCAGAGTCACAAGATGGAAGCCATCGGCACCCTTGCGGGGGGCATTGCCCACGACTTCAACAACATCCTCGGCGTGATGATGGGCTACACGGAAATGAACCTTGATGAAGTGGAGCGCGGCACCCGCCTGCACCGCAGGCTCGGTGAGGTGCTTTCCGCCGGACGCAGGGCCCGCGATCTGGTGCACCAGATACTCACCTTCAGCCGTCAGGAAGAACTCGACCTGCAACCGCTGCAGTTCTCCACCGTGGTGAAGGAAACGGTGAAGCTCATGCGGGCCTCGCTGCCTTCCAACATCCGGATTCATACCGACATAGCAGATTCCGACGGAACCATTTATGCCAACCTGAGCCAGATGCAGCAGGTGCTCATGAACCTGTGCACCAATGCCGCCCACGCCATGCGCGATTCCGGCGGTGTCATGCAGGTCATGCTCAGCCGCAGAACGCTGGAATCACCGGCGGCAGAGGACTTTGCGAAGCTGGCCCCCGGTGAATACATGCAGCTTTCCGTCACCGATACGGGCTACGGCATTGCACCTGAAATAATGGAAAATATTTTCGACCCCTTTTTCACCACCAAGAAACCGGATGAAGGAACGGGCATGGGGCTTGCCCTCGTTCACGGCATCGTCAGCGCGCACGACGGTGCCATAACCGTTCGCAGCACTCCGGAAGAAGGCACCCGCTTCGATATACTCATTCCCGTGGCCAACGCCTTTCCCGTCCACGAATCCAAAATGGTTTCCCACTCCCCTACGGGGCGCGGCAGGGCTCTGGTGGTTGATGATGAGGCCGCCCTTGCAGAGGTGGTGGGCGAGATGGTGCAACGGCTCGGCTATGAGACCGATGTTTTTTCCGACAGCGGCAACGCGCTGCAGCATTTTCTCTCTGATCCGCAGGCATTCACCCTGCTGATTACCGACCAGACCATGCCGGGGCTCACCGGCGGCGAACTTGCCCGCATAGTGCTCAAGCACAGGCCGGATATGCCCGTCATTCTCTGCACGGGCTACAGCGAGCAACTTTCACCGGACGATGCCAAGACCCTCGGCATACAGCAGTACCTGCTCAAACCCGTATTACGGGATGATCTGAACAAAGCCCTCAAGACCATCGCGGGCGGGGATGAATAA
- a CDS encoding methyl-accepting chemotaxis protein, translated as MRRSVIIQLLLFVVLGLLVQGAFFYSYVSYDLMAFSNHQAEKTRTNVYNEEKYSLQDMVQMAYSVVDDFHARSQDVETLKQLKAKELRIVIDGLESQIKAYLKENDYLPREDKEAGIKSLVRSMRFSDGNYVWINDMHPTMIMHPIATQLDGKDLSETKDPHGKRLFMEMVKVCKANGEGMVDYMWAKPGETEAKPKVSYVRLIPELGWIIGTGAWIEDITASLQKQALEQISKIRVSNGNYFWIHNTDNMMVMHPISLKLVGTSIVGIKDAKGKSLFAEMTEVATRDGEGTVSYYWAKPGQQGDFPKLSYIKLFKPWNWIIGMGVYMDEVDAQILGEQQAFTDSIFGVMNRTLLFGSIIVLIVVATLVFFIRNTLRTPMNKLVQYADDVASGRLDASIDGKFKGEILKLKDAIHAMVQSLKAKMGEAEQKSHEAAEEAERAKQAMAEADEARKKAETAKQEGMLSAAGILDEIVLSISAASEELSVQAIEINQSSDTQRGRIGETATAMEEMNATILEVAGSSGNAAENADSTREHAEHGEETVQKSVKAIEHVQQLAEELKTNMGQLSHRADSIGQIMTVISDIADQTNLLALNAAIEAARAGEAGRGFAVVADEVRKLAEKTMTATKEVGEAIHAIQQAAAQNNKSVDAAAEAIDQATTLVVASGEALLEIVRLSETSADQIRSIATAAEEQSAASEEITHALEEVNALSGLIAEGIGQSTLAQQELASQSARLKQLIDKIKQENRLDKK; from the coding sequence TTGAGACGATCAGTCATCATCCAGTTACTTCTGTTCGTGGTTCTCGGCCTGCTGGTTCAGGGGGCTTTTTTCTATTCCTACGTATCCTACGACCTGATGGCATTTTCCAATCATCAGGCTGAGAAGACGCGCACCAACGTCTACAATGAAGAAAAATACTCCCTGCAGGACATGGTGCAGATGGCATACAGCGTTGTGGATGATTTCCATGCCCGCTCGCAGGATGTGGAAACCCTGAAACAACTCAAGGCCAAAGAACTGCGCATTGTCATAGACGGCCTTGAAAGTCAGATCAAAGCCTACCTCAAGGAAAATGACTATCTTCCGCGTGAAGACAAGGAAGCGGGCATAAAGTCGCTTGTACGCAGCATGCGCTTCAGCGACGGCAACTATGTCTGGATCAATGACATGCACCCCACCATGATAATGCACCCCATTGCCACGCAATTGGACGGCAAAGACCTATCCGAAACCAAAGACCCGCACGGCAAGCGCCTGTTCATGGAGATGGTGAAGGTCTGCAAGGCAAACGGCGAGGGCATGGTGGACTACATGTGGGCCAAGCCGGGAGAAACCGAAGCCAAGCCCAAGGTTTCCTATGTGCGCCTCATTCCTGAACTCGGCTGGATAATCGGAACCGGCGCATGGATCGAAGACATTACTGCCTCGCTGCAGAAGCAGGCACTGGAACAGATAAGCAAAATCCGAGTATCCAACGGCAACTATTTCTGGATTCACAACACCGACAACATGATGGTCATGCATCCCATCAGCCTCAAGCTTGTGGGTACGTCCATAGTCGGAATTAAGGACGCCAAGGGCAAGTCGCTCTTCGCAGAAATGACGGAAGTGGCCACCCGGGACGGAGAAGGCACCGTATCCTATTACTGGGCAAAGCCCGGTCAGCAGGGCGATTTCCCCAAGCTGTCCTACATCAAGCTGTTCAAGCCATGGAACTGGATCATCGGTATGGGCGTATACATGGATGAAGTTGACGCCCAGATTCTCGGCGAACAGCAGGCGTTCACAGACTCCATCTTCGGCGTCATGAACCGCACCCTGCTCTTCGGCAGCATCATCGTGCTCATCGTGGTGGCGACGCTGGTATTCTTCATCCGCAACACCCTGCGCACCCCCATGAACAAGCTGGTGCAGTATGCCGATGACGTTGCCTCCGGACGTCTTGACGCCAGCATCGACGGCAAGTTCAAGGGCGAGATACTCAAGCTCAAGGATGCCATTCACGCCATGGTGCAGAGCCTGAAGGCCAAGATGGGCGAGGCCGAGCAGAAGAGCCATGAAGCTGCAGAGGAAGCCGAAAGGGCAAAGCAGGCCATGGCAGAAGCTGATGAGGCCCGCAAGAAGGCGGAAACCGCCAAGCAGGAAGGCATGCTTTCTGCGGCGGGCATACTGGACGAGATTGTTCTCTCCATATCCGCCGCCTCTGAAGAGCTTTCCGTTCAGGCCATTGAAATCAATCAGAGCTCGGACACCCAGCGTGGACGCATAGGTGAAACGGCCACCGCCATGGAAGAGATGAACGCAACCATTCTTGAAGTTGCAGGCAGCTCGGGCAATGCCGCTGAAAATGCCGATTCCACCCGGGAGCATGCAGAACATGGCGAAGAAACCGTTCAAAAATCGGTTAAGGCCATTGAGCATGTCCAGCAGCTCGCCGAAGAACTGAAGACGAACATGGGCCAGCTGTCTCACCGTGCGGATTCCATCGGCCAGATCATGACCGTGATATCCGACATTGCGGACCAGACCAACCTGCTCGCCCTGAACGCGGCCATTGAAGCCGCAAGAGCGGGCGAGGCCGGACGAGGCTTTGCAGTGGTGGCCGACGAAGTGCGCAAGCTTGCAGAAAAGACCATGACAGCCACCAAGGAAGTGGGCGAGGCCATACACGCCATCCAGCAGGCAGCCGCCCAGAACAACAAGAGCGTGGACGCAGCAGCCGAAGCCATTGATCAGGCTACCACACTGGTCGTTGCCTCGGGTGAGGCACTGCTGGAAATAGTGCGCCTGTCCGAAACCTCAGCGGACCAGATACGCAGCATTGCAACGGCAGCAGAAGAACAGTCTGCCGCAAGCGAAGAGATAACCCACGCCCTTGAAGAGGTGAACGCTCTCTCGGGCCTCATTGCGGAAGGCATAGGACAGAGCACCCTTGCCCAGCAGGAGCTGGCCTCGCAGTCAGCACGGCTGAAGCAGCTCATAGACAAGATCAAGCAGGAAAACAGGCTCGATAAGAAGTAA
- a CDS encoding TadE/TadG family type IV pilus assembly protein, translating to MTTIHTTETAHALSPLHQARRLLRGDRGISTMEFALALPVLLVFVFGLVEMGYMFFTSASMDKAAQVGARVAVTGTGADDGTRMALIENKVMTALATFADKGTISMEVNSFPQSSPGSITSGAGGPCDIVEVNVNYEYAPITPIVGAIIGSSIKVHGTDRMVNEPWRVCE from the coding sequence ATGACAACCATACACACAACCGAAACAGCACATGCTCTCAGCCCGCTGCATCAGGCCAGACGCCTGCTGCGTGGTGACAGAGGCATAAGCACCATGGAATTCGCACTGGCCCTTCCCGTTCTGCTGGTGTTCGTCTTCGGACTTGTTGAAATGGGCTACATGTTCTTCACCTCGGCCTCCATGGACAAGGCCGCACAGGTCGGGGCGCGTGTTGCCGTTACCGGTACAGGTGCAGACGACGGAACCCGCATGGCCCTCATCGAGAACAAGGTGATGACCGCGCTGGCAACCTTTGCCGACAAGGGCACCATCTCCATGGAGGTGAACAGCTTCCCCCAGTCGTCCCCCGGCAGCATCACAAGCGGTGCAGGCGGCCCCTGCGACATCGTTGAAGTGAACGTGAACTATGAATACGCCCCCATCACGCCCATTGTCGGCGCCATCATAGGCTCCTCCATCAAGGTTCACGGCACGGACAGAATGGTGAACGAGCCGTGGCGGGTTTGCGAGTAA
- a CDS encoding HTH domain-containing protein: MQEKILKVLKEADKPLRPGDIATALGVDSKELTKPMKELKDSGKIHSPKRCFYAAS, encoded by the coding sequence ATGCAGGAAAAAATACTCAAGGTTCTCAAGGAAGCAGACAAGCCACTTCGCCCCGGCGACATTGCCACCGCCCTTGGCGTGGACAGCAAAGAACTGACCAAGCCCATGAAAGAGCTCAAGGATTCCGGAAAGATACACTCTCCCAAGCGTTGCTTTTACGCTGCAAGCTAA
- a CDS encoding tetratricopeptide repeat protein yields the protein MKRTATASLAATVVLAALLGGCMGSNQEQGASMSLMERYHSGQSLIGNDRTLTAGPEQQNLTKEQSDARESFMRGLAYANQGRQELALEQYSRAAMLDPNLMQARYQRGLLLLEKNLPAPALEEFKAVMQISPDYAPGYASAGRVYFLNGLYPEAEKLFDKALQIDPELLDAYDHLGAIHNYNKEYEKALGTFQKALMINPNASYLYNNLGLAYSMLGRDADAVEAFRKAVMQGAPSSKAYNNMGLALCRLGKYREGLEAFRAASGEAAGWNNLGYFFFLDGQYTRAIKSFEKAIELEPTYYERAAENLKRARLAAQFADNSDASQARPYSQDDLFAPRPPTVPSSTYPLMPPQIVPTSAPVSGPSSSVHEQNLTEPGMVQLAPPVRRPAVSATASGTASAAPVEALAPVQDVVEKAASSANGIAYALHVSSFRTRAAAEADAAKLHKRDLNARVVSVHIPGKGEWYRVLVNSFASAQEARNALAALQAAHTDFADTRVVNAASFTGTVQDAAPVVQTADRNEAATTLPITADAAPAAPATKTPAVTSEAANTATAGNISDAAAATADTGSGDNPIQAVAHVPAPQGNVDSMRVPTAFMLQP from the coding sequence ATGAAGCGCACCGCTACCGCATCCCTCGCCGCCACCGTCGTGCTTGCAGCACTGCTGGGCGGGTGCATGGGCTCCAATCAGGAACAGGGCGCGTCCATGTCGCTCATGGAACGCTACCACAGCGGACAATCCCTCATCGGAAACGACCGCACCCTGACTGCCGGGCCGGAACAGCAGAACCTGACCAAGGAACAGTCCGATGCGCGTGAAAGCTTCATGCGCGGTCTTGCCTACGCCAATCAGGGCAGACAGGAACTGGCCCTTGAGCAGTATTCCCGTGCTGCCATGCTCGACCCCAACCTCATGCAGGCACGCTACCAGCGCGGTCTTCTGCTGCTGGAAAAGAATCTGCCCGCACCGGCCCTTGAAGAATTCAAGGCCGTCATGCAGATCAGCCCCGACTATGCCCCCGGCTATGCCTCCGCAGGGCGTGTGTACTTTTTGAACGGCCTGTATCCCGAAGCGGAAAAGCTTTTTGACAAGGCGCTGCAAATAGATCCCGAACTGCTGGACGCCTACGACCATCTGGGAGCCATTCACAACTACAACAAGGAATATGAAAAGGCGCTGGGCACCTTCCAGAAGGCGCTCATGATCAACCCCAACGCCTCGTATCTCTACAACAACCTCGGGCTTGCCTATTCCATGCTCGGCCGCGATGCCGACGCGGTGGAAGCCTTCCGCAAGGCCGTGATGCAGGGTGCGCCCTCTTCCAAGGCATACAACAACATGGGTCTTGCCCTGTGCCGCCTCGGCAAATACCGCGAAGGGCTGGAAGCCTTCCGCGCCGCCAGCGGCGAGGCTGCGGGCTGGAACAACCTCGGCTACTTCTTCTTCCTCGACGGACAGTACACCCGCGCCATCAAGAGCTTTGAAAAGGCCATAGAACTGGAACCCACCTATTACGAACGCGCAGCGGAAAACCTGAAGCGCGCCCGCCTTGCCGCCCAGTTCGCGGATAATTCGGACGCATCGCAGGCACGCCCCTACTCGCAGGACGATCTGTTTGCCCCGCGCCCGCCCACGGTTCCGTCTTCCACGTATCCGCTGATGCCTCCTCAGATCGTTCCTACGTCCGCTCCGGTTTCCGGTCCGTCTTCTTCCGTACATGAACAGAACCTCACCGAACCGGGTATGGTGCAGCTCGCCCCGCCGGTTCGCAGACCTGCAGTTTCCGCCACTGCTTCCGGCACGGCGTCAGCCGCACCCGTTGAGGCTCTGGCCCCGGTGCAGGACGTTGTAGAAAAGGCCGCCTCTTCCGCCAATGGCATTGCCTATGCCCTGCACGTCAGCTCTTTCCGTACCCGTGCGGCAGCCGAGGCTGATGCAGCCAAACTCCATAAGCGCGACCTGAACGCCCGCGTGGTCAGCGTGCATATTCCCGGAAAGGGCGAGTGGTACCGTGTGCTGGTAAACTCTTTTGCCTCTGCGCAGGAAGCCCGCAACGCCCTTGCCGCACTGCAGGCCGCTCATACGGATTTTGCCGATACCCGCGTGGTGAACGCCGCTTCCTTCACCGGTACCGTACAGGATGCCGCCCCCGTAGTGCAGACCGCCGACCGGAACGAGGCAGCCACGACACTGCCCATTACTGCTGATGCTGCCCCTGCTGCCCCTGCTACAAAGACACCGGCCGTTACCTCTGAGGCAGCCAACACCGCGACAGCAGGCAATATTTCAGACGCTGCCGCCGCAACGGCTGACACCGGCTCCGGCGACAACCCGATACAGGCCGTGGCCCATGTTCCCGCCCCCCAGGGTAACGTGGATTCCATGCGCGTCCCCACAGCCTTCATGCTTCAGCCTTAA
- a CDS encoding TadE/TadG family type IV pilus assembly protein, with the protein MQRFRSSENGMAAIEIALILPVLAMILYVLVEGANTLHDYSTISEASRSAARQVVISGDTSIAPSIVNAVVTELPVNALTTTAVLSDGGKTVTVEVRYAYHSFFAANQQAEGPLPSLYTLTARTTMPIP; encoded by the coding sequence ATGCAACGATTCCGCAGCTCAGAAAACGGCATGGCCGCGATAGAAATAGCCCTGATTCTGCCCGTGCTGGCCATGATCCTCTACGTGCTGGTGGAAGGGGCCAACACCTTGCACGACTATTCAACCATTTCGGAAGCAAGCCGCTCTGCCGCACGGCAGGTGGTCATTTCCGGTGACACGTCCATTGCCCCGTCCATTGTGAACGCCGTGGTTACGGAATTGCCCGTCAACGCGCTCACCACCACGGCGGTGCTGAGCGACGGCGGCAAAACCGTAACAGTGGAGGTCCGCTATGCCTACCACTCGTTCTTTGCCGCGAACCAGCAGGCGGAGGGTCCTCTGCCTTCCCTCTACACCCTTACGGCACGGACAACCATGCCCATCCCCTAA
- a CDS encoding vWA domain-containing protein, with amino-acid sequence MKGLHTILRRFYRDEHGGTATIIAVLIPVILGISALALDSALLYTSHSRLQAATDAAALAGSLELPYDPDMTLGKVALAATDYLNRNYAEAQVDSIAPGPLSRSVQVNTKVTVPLLLMPILGINDKTIKATATAGFNKLEVVFVIDNSGSMKGTPINETNAAASKLVNLIMPDGLKTSVKAGLVPFRGKVHIPSGVDGLADGCRNADGTLSPDLNDEYYKTTYRYPRDSRLRVDMDTCDVIPRTQGLTDDKAVILTAISKQNGLGSGSGTIISEGLKWGRHVLTKDAPYTEASDDPEMRKIIILLTDGDTEDGKCGGNYAISYTPNNYWTNAFYGMLDMNSHCENSGKLNQYSLDEAAAAKAAGIEIFTIRFGVSDSVDVDLMKTMASSSPGTTDHYFDAPSAYDIDDVFMRIGRQLGWRLLN; translated from the coding sequence ATGAAAGGATTGCACACCATTCTGCGGCGATTCTACCGCGACGAACACGGGGGAACGGCGACCATTATTGCGGTACTCATTCCGGTCATTCTCGGTATCTCCGCTCTGGCACTGGATTCTGCCCTGCTGTATACCTCGCACTCGCGCCTTCAGGCAGCCACAGACGCCGCTGCTCTCGCGGGCAGCCTTGAGCTGCCCTACGACCCCGACATGACGCTGGGCAAGGTGGCTTTGGCCGCCACGGATTACCTGAACCGCAACTACGCAGAAGCGCAGGTGGATTCCATCGCCCCCGGCCCGCTTTCCCGCTCGGTGCAGGTAAACACCAAGGTTACCGTGCCGCTGTTGCTCATGCCCATACTCGGCATAAACGACAAGACCATCAAAGCCACGGCAACGGCAGGCTTCAACAAGCTTGAGGTGGTTTTCGTCATCGACAACTCGGGTTCCATGAAGGGTACGCCCATAAACGAAACCAACGCCGCCGCGAGCAAGCTGGTCAACCTCATCATGCCCGACGGCCTGAAGACCTCCGTAAAGGCCGGCCTTGTTCCCTTCCGCGGCAAGGTACACATTCCCTCTGGTGTGGACGGCCTGGCAGACGGCTGCCGTAATGCGGACGGCACGCTCAGCCCCGACCTGAACGATGAATACTACAAGACAACCTACCGTTATCCCCGCGATTCCAGACTGCGTGTGGACATGGACACCTGTGATGTCATTCCCCGCACGCAGGGACTCACGGACGACAAGGCCGTGATCCTTACCGCCATTTCCAAGCAGAACGGGCTTGGCAGCGGTTCCGGCACAATCATATCCGAAGGCCTGAAGTGGGGACGCCACGTGCTGACCAAGGATGCGCCGTATACCGAAGCATCCGATGATCCGGAAATGCGCAAGATCATCATCCTGCTCACAGACGGCGACACTGAAGACGGCAAATGCGGCGGCAACTACGCCATAAGCTACACCCCCAACAACTACTGGACCAACGCCTTTTACGGCATGCTGGACATGAACTCCCACTGCGAGAACAGCGGCAAGCTCAACCAGTATTCGCTTGACGAGGCTGCGGCAGCCAAGGCGGCAGGGATAGAGATCTTCACCATCCGCTTCGGCGTGTCGGACAGCGTGGACGTGGACCTCATGAAGACTATGGCGTCCTCTTCTCCCGGCACCACAGACCATTATTTCGACGCCCCGTCTGCCTATGACATAGACGATGTGTTCATGCGCATCGGACGTCAGCTCGGCTGGCGGCTTCTCAACTGA
- a CDS encoding type II secretion system F family protein, with product MESTVIISGIAILGIFVLYIGMMNLVFARKRSQKEQVRRRMDRLRAAMEKADDISIERHHSMSSVPWLHRFLSAQEWSRRWDSVREQAQVDVNLGTLVLIGGVGAVAMWFIMQLVTDQALLKPIPSLLFAYAPFGWLQRRKAKRMAQFHRQLSDALDLIARALKAGHAFTQGLRMVAEEMPDPIGPEFSKTLDEVNFGISMDVALANLINRVDCPDLKFFVVSVNIQRETGGNLSEIVGNIARLVRERFKFNGRVRTLAAEGKLTAYVLFALPFAVGIVINFINSDYMSLLYTTPEGKFMLTNALIQMGLGAVFLKKLITIKV from the coding sequence ATGGAAAGCACAGTCATCATATCCGGCATAGCCATTCTCGGCATATTCGTTCTGTATATCGGAATGATGAACCTGGTCTTCGCCCGCAAGCGCTCGCAGAAGGAACAGGTTCGCCGCCGCATGGACCGCCTGCGCGCCGCCATGGAAAAGGCCGACGATATCAGCATCGAGCGTCATCACAGCATGTCTTCCGTACCGTGGCTGCACCGTTTCCTCTCCGCGCAGGAATGGTCACGCAGGTGGGATTCCGTGCGTGAACAGGCGCAGGTGGACGTGAACTTGGGCACGCTGGTGCTCATCGGCGGCGTGGGCGCTGTGGCCATGTGGTTCATCATGCAGCTGGTTACCGATCAGGCGCTGCTCAAGCCCATTCCCTCGCTGCTTTTCGCATACGCTCCCTTCGGCTGGCTGCAGCGGCGCAAGGCAAAGCGCATGGCCCAGTTTCATCGTCAGCTTTCAGACGCCCTCGACCTCATCGCACGCGCCCTCAAGGCAGGCCACGCCTTCACGCAGGGTCTGCGCATGGTGGCGGAAGAAATGCCCGACCCCATCGGTCCTGAATTTTCCAAGACCCTTGATGAAGTGAACTTCGGCATATCCATGGACGTTGCGCTGGCCAACCTCATCAACCGCGTGGACTGCCCCGATCTCAAGTTCTTCGTCGTCTCCGTGAACATTCAGCGCGAAACGGGCGGCAACCTTTCGGAAATCGTGGGCAACATAGCCCGGCTGGTGCGTGAACGCTTCAAGTTCAACGGCCGTGTGCGCACCCTTGCAGCAGAAGGCAAGCTCACCGCCTATGTGCTCTTTGCCCTGCCCTTTGCCGTGGGCATAGTCATCAACTTCATCAACTCCGACTACATGAGCCTGCTCTACACCACGCCTGAAGGCAAATTCATGCTCACCAACGCGCTTATACAGATGGGCCTCGGCGCAGTGTTCCTGAAGAAGCTCATCACCATCAAGGTGTAG